One Persicobacter psychrovividus DNA window includes the following coding sequences:
- the pyrF gene encoding orotidine-5'-phosphate decarboxylase, with protein sequence MNRATLFEQIQQKKSFLCVGLDTDIKKIPAHLLDSEDPIFEFNKAIIDATKDFTVAYKPNIAFYESLGAEGWRSLEKTLNYIPENIFTIADAKRGDIGNTSGLYARAFFENMAFDSITVAPYMGEDSVKPFLQYDNKWVILLGLTSNQGSFDFQHCDLGKNEALWQRVLKKGKEWGTEDQMMYVVGATRADMMKKVREVVPNHFLLVPGVGAQGGSLEKVAENGMNDHCGLLVNSSRGIIYASNGTDFAEKAGEAAKALQEEMAIYLERYL encoded by the coding sequence ATGAATAGAGCGACACTTTTTGAGCAAATTCAACAAAAGAAGTCTTTCCTTTGTGTAGGTTTAGACACCGACATTAAAAAAATACCTGCCCACCTTTTGGACAGTGAAGATCCTATCTTCGAATTCAATAAAGCGATTATTGACGCTACGAAAGATTTTACCGTAGCCTACAAACCCAATATCGCTTTTTATGAATCTTTGGGAGCTGAAGGATGGAGAAGCCTTGAAAAAACACTGAATTACATCCCAGAAAATATCTTCACCATTGCAGATGCCAAGCGTGGGGATATTGGTAACACCTCAGGTTTGTATGCACGTGCTTTCTTCGAAAACATGGCATTCGATTCCATTACCGTGGCCCCATATATGGGTGAGGATTCCGTGAAGCCATTTCTGCAATATGACAACAAATGGGTGATCCTTTTAGGGCTGACCTCCAATCAGGGAAGCTTTGATTTTCAGCACTGCGATTTGGGCAAAAACGAGGCCCTGTGGCAGCGTGTACTGAAAAAAGGTAAGGAATGGGGTACTGAAGATCAGATGATGTATGTGGTAGGTGCTACCCGTGCAGACATGATGAAAAAAGTGCGTGAAGTTGTTCCCAACCACTTTTTGCTTGTTCCTGGTGTTGGTGCACAGGGTGGCAGCTTGGAGAAAGTTGCTGAAAATGGCATGAATGACCACTGCGGATTATTGGTAAATTCTTCCCGTGGCATCATTTACGCTTCAAATGGCACAGATTTCGCTGAGAAAGCAGGAGAGGCCGCTAAAGCTTTGCAAGAAGAGATGGCCATTTATCTGGAAAGATACCTTTAA
- a CDS encoding DUF2851 family protein, with translation MQEAFLHYIWQSQQFSHLQLTTDDGAPLQVFTPGFINTEAGPDFEQARVKIQQLEWLGKVEIHLKSSDWYEHGHQHDKAYDNVILHVVWENNRPVHRTDGTTIPTLSLKNRTSKGAMEKYRYFLQTDQEHPCKPFLMQVPDYFKWGMIELAAEERLLRKRDLILQYHHKAGANWQQTAFWVMASALGSKLNKEAMTLLVERLSWQKLAKTANQPLTTEAILFGTAGLLQSPPRDNYEAALLEEFLFYQKKLDLHPLPATAWRFARTRPFNFPTIRLAQLATWLAHHPIPLNSLTTSPFKNPAPEAWSLQGSDYWQKHHQFGKPSAKNFSKVGKKMLESISINAIAPFMLAYAQNTGKEPLKYEAIELLEQLSAEDNRILNRWKTHGIKAKNARESQGLIHLEQQYCQLHRCLHCKIGRWAIGKGALTVKMTP, from the coding sequence ATGCAAGAAGCTTTTTTACATTATATCTGGCAAAGTCAGCAGTTCAGCCATCTGCAACTGACTACCGACGACGGGGCGCCATTGCAAGTGTTTACCCCTGGTTTTATCAATACCGAAGCGGGCCCCGACTTTGAACAGGCAAGGGTTAAAATCCAGCAATTGGAGTGGCTTGGAAAAGTTGAAATCCATCTCAAATCTTCTGACTGGTATGAGCATGGGCATCAGCACGACAAAGCCTATGACAACGTGATCCTGCATGTGGTCTGGGAGAACAACCGCCCCGTTCACCGTACCGACGGCACCACCATCCCAACCCTCAGCCTGAAAAATCGGACCTCCAAAGGAGCGATGGAAAAATACCGTTACTTTCTACAGACCGATCAGGAACACCCCTGCAAACCTTTTCTGATGCAAGTTCCCGATTATTTTAAATGGGGCATGATAGAACTCGCCGCAGAAGAAAGACTCCTCCGAAAGCGGGACCTGATCCTTCAGTACCACCATAAGGCAGGCGCCAACTGGCAACAAACCGCCTTTTGGGTGATGGCCAGTGCGCTGGGTTCAAAGCTCAACAAAGAAGCCATGACTTTGCTCGTCGAGCGGCTTTCATGGCAGAAGCTTGCAAAAACCGCCAATCAACCCCTCACCACCGAAGCGATCCTCTTTGGAACCGCAGGCCTTTTACAGTCGCCTCCACGCGATAATTATGAGGCGGCACTGCTGGAAGAGTTTCTTTTCTATCAGAAAAAACTTGACCTTCACCCCCTCCCTGCCACGGCCTGGCGCTTTGCCCGAACGCGGCCATTTAACTTCCCGACCATTCGGCTGGCACAGCTGGCCACCTGGCTCGCTCATCATCCGATTCCGCTGAACAGCCTGACCACCTCACCGTTTAAAAATCCAGCCCCTGAGGCTTGGAGTTTACAAGGATCAGACTATTGGCAGAAGCACCACCAGTTTGGAAAACCTTCCGCAAAAAACTTCTCGAAAGTTGGCAAAAAGATGCTTGAAAGTATCAGCATCAACGCCATTGCCCCCTTTATGCTGGCTTATGCGCAAAACACAGGAAAAGAACCCTTGAAATACGAAGCTATTGAATTGCTTGAGCAACTTTCCGCAGAAGACAACCGCATCCTGAACAGGTGGAAAACACACGGAATAAAGGCAAAAAATGCACGGGAATCCCAGGGTTTGATTCACCTTGAGCAGCAATATTGCCAGCTTCACCGATGCCTCCACTGCAAAATTGGACGATGGGCGATCGGTAAAGGTGCTTTAACAGTAAAAATGACGCCCTAA
- a CDS encoding efflux RND transporter periplasmic adaptor subunit, producing MKTIYQSLLILGLLLAFSGCQPGEGQHEAVATNSHESHDGHTDHDDHDDHADHEQLAEGQVMLTNTQVNALEIRTAPMQKQVLSQVVVANGRLEVPPQGKAYISAPIGANAQKILVVEGQTVKKGAVLAYLEHPEIIQVQLDYQEAYQRLQFVAQDYKRQQELYEQKVASGKQFQEIKANYFTLKGRVNGLKMKLDMLNISAKKVENGDIVPLAAVRAPIDGAVTVVNIATGQYVNPQMAMIELVDPSHVHADLMVYERDVFKVKEGQTVQFALSQHPEMIFDARVISVGKNFEEERKAVHVHAEPLKDHAHLLPGLFIKGNIQTGTQEEWAVPEAAVVEEAGKYFIFTATPDDEGARYQRQEVALGAKSLGLVAVKPMAEMDSAAQVVQNAAYYLLAEMNKEEAEHAH from the coding sequence ATGAAAACGATATATCAATCTTTGTTAATTTTAGGATTGCTGCTGGCCTTTAGTGGTTGCCAGCCTGGCGAGGGGCAGCATGAGGCCGTGGCAACAAACAGTCACGAGTCCCATGACGGTCATACTGACCATGATGACCATGATGACCATGCTGATCATGAGCAATTAGCGGAAGGGCAGGTGATGCTGACCAACACGCAGGTTAATGCGCTGGAGATCCGTACGGCGCCAATGCAAAAGCAGGTGCTTTCGCAGGTGGTGGTGGCCAATGGACGGCTGGAAGTCCCGCCTCAGGGCAAGGCCTATATTTCAGCACCCATCGGGGCAAATGCCCAGAAAATTTTGGTGGTGGAGGGGCAGACTGTCAAGAAAGGGGCAGTACTCGCCTACCTCGAGCATCCCGAGATTATTCAGGTGCAGCTCGATTATCAGGAGGCCTATCAGCGGTTGCAGTTTGTGGCGCAGGATTATAAGCGGCAACAGGAACTTTATGAGCAGAAGGTAGCCTCGGGGAAGCAGTTTCAGGAGATCAAAGCGAATTATTTTACCCTGAAGGGGCGGGTTAATGGACTGAAAATGAAGCTGGACATGCTGAATATTTCAGCAAAAAAAGTGGAAAATGGCGACATCGTGCCGTTGGCAGCGGTACGCGCACCTATTGATGGGGCGGTTACGGTGGTTAATATTGCCACGGGGCAATATGTAAATCCTCAAATGGCCATGATAGAGCTGGTGGATCCCTCGCATGTACATGCCGACCTGATGGTTTACGAGCGGGATGTTTTTAAGGTGAAAGAGGGGCAGACGGTTCAGTTTGCGCTGAGTCAGCACCCAGAGATGATTTTTGACGCCAGGGTGATTTCCGTTGGGAAGAATTTCGAGGAGGAACGCAAAGCGGTGCATGTGCATGCCGAACCACTGAAAGACCATGCCCACCTGTTGCCAGGCCTTTTCATTAAGGGAAATATTCAGACAGGAACACAAGAGGAATGGGCAGTGCCTGAAGCTGCTGTGGTGGAGGAGGCTGGCAAGTATTTCATTTTTACGGCAACACCCGATGATGAGGGTGCGCGGTATCAGCGGCAGGAAGTGGCGTTGGGGGCCAAATCTTTGGGGCTTGTGGCGGTGAAACCTATGGCTGAAATGGATTCGGCGGCACAGGTGGTGCAAAATGCTGCTTATTATTTGCTTGCTGAAATGAACAAGGAGGAAGCGGAGCACGCCCATTAA